In Ostrea edulis chromosome 6, xbOstEdul1.1, whole genome shotgun sequence, a single window of DNA contains:
- the LOC125683797 gene encoding uncharacterized protein LOC125683797 isoform X1, translated as MARKYKRMKVFPEGSFEGHAGSLPDIYKNRDDELSIYLRDIDQEDEKVSNSERTATHHPQRPLQASAVPIHKETHEKRPNRIKKSKLPRVRKLSVTPGIKEMKVKWEIFPNEEFPDIQYIIQWRKSGERKGWRRGESTKLTYIIKNLVPETEYEVKVSALWEKIISPAEQVDVKTERQEEVSEEDDDDEYTLVSPRTSPVTYAQRKICVIIINDYKDGLHAEQSIKAREIYDFFDKILRFKTVVKLENQPREKVRDWFKALDRSKMFDGFEMFVCVVVGFGDHHGIYGSDGEMVHFHEIYKHTKAKFGNKPKVILVDIKHLHSTKVPSMKNADVRVMENSSREILLEWTPPRYIESDNVQFLVECFKGLQKIVELVQPHTRVEFDNLEPNTSYRFQVTPVQGKERKPHGNSVYAKLKTKANVKDTDSLEVRSLCAQRISANEISVFWEPPDIRKTSHLSYVISWTDQTSITKRSEKEAKKTSCVINGLQSNSEQVVKVTVKAYDKLYFPLSYQVPNFQDVLRPTHVAGIAESHSVFWVDWQFPIDKQDLIEKFTVFCTESLSFRKNRTKSFDVEKECRSLPVNYIPDLSYHYVKVLPVTKQDSSAEKVHESVIARIETDKALRLFASSKSCNSCELIWWVDVQDREMVSTYTAHCKPIDTSKKQFKPVPLRLGPACRQLHEIVNLESDTVYHVSIYKHNKMYTQQIKVRTLPKGNPENLDVTIVSSFEVIVTWSHNFKSEGSESTYIVEYKCDPTIMKRTVRLEVSNCSVNLTELLPDVQYEVLVKTKEKGDPSIKSFKTPKFGPARLEHRVTASEISLTWETPVLPKDFPQPLQYQLILERNDGNRRRGKVVENKTSKFKCDFQNLWSSTAYTVKCFTLIDGKRKYAPVVIKTKTKFDHLRRLLEPRGDNFIISFASCDMTTAADSQLQSGLYMSKLLLQFRDDLTSKSVDELLDDINRKKLTSYVITNINYSLDKVMLDSPKATGKET; from the exons ATGG CGCGAAAATACAAAAGAATGAAGGTTTTTCCAGAAG GATCCTTTGAAGGTCATGCTGGGAGTTTGCCAGATATCTATAAAA ATAGAGACGACGAACTGTCCATATACCTCAGAGATATAG ACCAGGAGGATGAGAAAGTGAGTAATAGTGAGAGGACTGCCACACATCACCCACAACGCCCTCTACAGGCCTCTGCAGTCCCTATTCACAAGGAGACACATG AAAAGAGACCAAACCGAATAAAGAAATCGAAACTTCCTCGGGTCCGGAAGTTAAGTGTGACTCCAGGAATcaaagaaatgaaagtgaaatggGAAATATTTCCCAACGAAGAATTCCCCGATATACAGTACATTATTCAATGGAGAAAGAGTGGAGAACGGAAGGGGTGGCGGAGGGGTGAGAGCACTAAACTCACTTATATCATCAAAAACCTGGTCCCAGAGACGGAATACGAAGTTAAGGTGTCCGCCTTGTGGGAGAAGATCATTTCCCCAGCAGAACAAGTAGATGTCAAGACGG AAAGACAAGAAGAAGTATCAGAGGAGGACGACGATGATGAATACACTCTTGTCTCGCCTCGAACATCCCCTGTTACGTACGCCCAACGAA AAATTTGTGTCATAATAATTAATGACTATAAAGACGGATTACACGCTGAGCAAAGTATCAAAGCCC GTGAGATATATGACTTCTTTGACAAGATTTTGCGTTTCAAAACTGTTGTCAAGCTTGAAAACCAGCCAAGGGAAAAGGTTCGAGACTGGTTCAAAGCTCTAGACAGAAGTAAAATGTTTGATGGATTTGAAATGTTCGTGTGTGTGGTGGTAGGATTCGGAGATCATCATGGGATTTATGGAAGTGACGGAGAAATGGTGcactttcatgaaatttacaaacacaCCAAAGCTAAATTTGGCAACAAACCAAAAGTAATTCTTGTAGACATCAAACACCTTCATTCTACAAAAG TGCCATCGATGAAAAATGCGGATGTACGTGTGATGGAAAATTCATCGAGAGAGATTCTTCTGGAATGGACACCACCACGATACATCGAGAGCGATAATGTCCAGTTTCTCGTCGAGTGCTTCAAAGGCTTACAAAAAATAGTGGAATTGGTCCAGCCTCACACTCGTGTGGAGTTTGACAATTTAGAACCCAACACCTCTTATAGATTCCAAGTAACACCAGTTCAAGGAAAGGAACGCAAGCCTCATGGAAATTCCGTGTATGCAAAACTTAAAACCAAGGCCAACGTGAAAG ATACGGACAGTTTAGAAGTTCGAAGTTTATGTGCACAAAGAATATCGGCCAATGAGATATCCGTGTTCTGGGAACCTCCAGACATCAGGAAAACGAGTCATTTGTCCTACGTCATTTCCTGGACGGATCAAACCTCCATCACAAAACGCTCTGAAAAAGAGGCAAAGAAAACGTCATGTGTTATCAATGGTTTGCAGTCAAATTCGGAGCAGGTAGTGAAAGTCACTGTTAAGGCCTACGACAAACTGTACTTTCCTCTTAGTTATCAAGTTCCAAATTTTCAAG ATGTTTTGAGACCTACACATGTGGCAGGGATTGCGGAATCACATTCTGTATTTTGGGTCGACTGGCAGTTTCCAATAGATAAACAAGACCTTATTGAAAAGTTCACCGTCTTCTGCACGGAGAGTTTGTCTTTCAGAAAGAATCGTACAAAATCGTTTGATGTAGAAAAAGAATGCCGGAGTTTGCCTGTCAACTACATACCGGATCTCTCCTACCACTATGTCAAAGTCTTACCCGTTACTAAACAAG ATTCCTCTGCTGAAAAGGTTCATGAGTCCGTTATTGCTCGAATTGAAACAG ATAAAGCATTGAGGCTTTTTGCCTCTTCAAAATCGTGTAATTCCTGTGAGTTAATTTGGTGGGTAGATGTTCAAGACAGGGAAATGGTTTCCACCTATACAGCCCACTGTAAACCAATTGATACTTCAAAGAAACAGTTTAAACCAGTACCTCTCAGACTGGGGCCTGCATGTCGCCAACTCCACGAAATTGTGAACCTCGAAAGTGATACTGTTTATCATGTATCGATCTACAAACACAACAAGATGTACACACAACAGATAAAAGTCAGAACATTGCCCAAAG GTAACCCAGAAAATCTTGATGTCACTATTGTATCGTCCTTCGAGGTGATTGTCACGTGGTCACATAACTTTAAATCGGAAGGATCGGAAAGTACCTATATTGTAGAATATAAATGCGATCCGACCATCATGAAGAGAACTGTGCGGTTGGAGGTGTCCAACTGCTCTGTAAATCTGACGGAACTACTACCAGATGTCCAGTACGAAGTGTTggtcaaaaccaaagaaaaagGAGATCCATCCATCAAATCATTCAAGACACCAAAGTTTG gGCCAGCGAGATTAGAACACAGAGTCACTGCATCTGAGATAAGTTTGACGTGGGAAACTCCGGTTCTTCCCAAGGACTTCCCACAACCGCTGCAGTATCAGTTGATCCTTGAACGGAACGATGGAAATAGAAGAAGGGGAAAGGTTGTGGAAAATAAGACCTCTAAATTTAAATGTGACTTTCAGAATCTGTGGTCATCGACGGCATATACTGTGAAATGTTTTACGCTCATTGACGGGAAACGGAAATATGCTCCTGTTGTGATAAAAACTAAAACCAAATTCG ATCATTTGCGAAGATTATTAGAGCCTAGGGGAGACAACTTCATCATTTCATTTGCATCCTGTGATATGACAACTGCAGCAGATTCACAATTACAATCTGGATTATACATGTCAAAATTACTTTTACAATTTCGAGACGACTTAACTAG TAAATCCGTGGATGAGTTACTAGACGACATCAATCGAAAAAAACTAACATCATACGTGATAACTAACATCAATTATTCTTTGGATAAGGTAATGTTAGACTCACCAAAGGCCACAGGTAAAGAGACCTGA
- the LOC125683797 gene encoding uncharacterized protein LOC125683797 isoform X2: METEEAKSDQEDEKVSNSERTATHHPQRPLQASAVPIHKETHEKRPNRIKKSKLPRVRKLSVTPGIKEMKVKWEIFPNEEFPDIQYIIQWRKSGERKGWRRGESTKLTYIIKNLVPETEYEVKVSALWEKIISPAEQVDVKTERQEEVSEEDDDDEYTLVSPRTSPVTYAQRKICVIIINDYKDGLHAEQSIKAREIYDFFDKILRFKTVVKLENQPREKVRDWFKALDRSKMFDGFEMFVCVVVGFGDHHGIYGSDGEMVHFHEIYKHTKAKFGNKPKVILVDIKHLHSTKVPSMKNADVRVMENSSREILLEWTPPRYIESDNVQFLVECFKGLQKIVELVQPHTRVEFDNLEPNTSYRFQVTPVQGKERKPHGNSVYAKLKTKANVKDTDSLEVRSLCAQRISANEISVFWEPPDIRKTSHLSYVISWTDQTSITKRSEKEAKKTSCVINGLQSNSEQVVKVTVKAYDKLYFPLSYQVPNFQDVLRPTHVAGIAESHSVFWVDWQFPIDKQDLIEKFTVFCTESLSFRKNRTKSFDVEKECRSLPVNYIPDLSYHYVKVLPVTKQDSSAEKVHESVIARIETDKALRLFASSKSCNSCELIWWVDVQDREMVSTYTAHCKPIDTSKKQFKPVPLRLGPACRQLHEIVNLESDTVYHVSIYKHNKMYTQQIKVRTLPKGNPENLDVTIVSSFEVIVTWSHNFKSEGSESTYIVEYKCDPTIMKRTVRLEVSNCSVNLTELLPDVQYEVLVKTKEKGDPSIKSFKTPKFGPARLEHRVTASEISLTWETPVLPKDFPQPLQYQLILERNDGNRRRGKVVENKTSKFKCDFQNLWSSTAYTVKCFTLIDGKRKYAPVVIKTKTKFDHLRRLLEPRGDNFIISFASCDMTTAADSQLQSGLYMSKLLLQFRDDLTSKSVDELLDDINRKKLTSYVITNINYSLDKVMLDSPKATGKET; the protein is encoded by the exons ATGGAGACGGAAGAGGCGAAATCTG ACCAGGAGGATGAGAAAGTGAGTAATAGTGAGAGGACTGCCACACATCACCCACAACGCCCTCTACAGGCCTCTGCAGTCCCTATTCACAAGGAGACACATG AAAAGAGACCAAACCGAATAAAGAAATCGAAACTTCCTCGGGTCCGGAAGTTAAGTGTGACTCCAGGAATcaaagaaatgaaagtgaaatggGAAATATTTCCCAACGAAGAATTCCCCGATATACAGTACATTATTCAATGGAGAAAGAGTGGAGAACGGAAGGGGTGGCGGAGGGGTGAGAGCACTAAACTCACTTATATCATCAAAAACCTGGTCCCAGAGACGGAATACGAAGTTAAGGTGTCCGCCTTGTGGGAGAAGATCATTTCCCCAGCAGAACAAGTAGATGTCAAGACGG AAAGACAAGAAGAAGTATCAGAGGAGGACGACGATGATGAATACACTCTTGTCTCGCCTCGAACATCCCCTGTTACGTACGCCCAACGAA AAATTTGTGTCATAATAATTAATGACTATAAAGACGGATTACACGCTGAGCAAAGTATCAAAGCCC GTGAGATATATGACTTCTTTGACAAGATTTTGCGTTTCAAAACTGTTGTCAAGCTTGAAAACCAGCCAAGGGAAAAGGTTCGAGACTGGTTCAAAGCTCTAGACAGAAGTAAAATGTTTGATGGATTTGAAATGTTCGTGTGTGTGGTGGTAGGATTCGGAGATCATCATGGGATTTATGGAAGTGACGGAGAAATGGTGcactttcatgaaatttacaaacacaCCAAAGCTAAATTTGGCAACAAACCAAAAGTAATTCTTGTAGACATCAAACACCTTCATTCTACAAAAG TGCCATCGATGAAAAATGCGGATGTACGTGTGATGGAAAATTCATCGAGAGAGATTCTTCTGGAATGGACACCACCACGATACATCGAGAGCGATAATGTCCAGTTTCTCGTCGAGTGCTTCAAAGGCTTACAAAAAATAGTGGAATTGGTCCAGCCTCACACTCGTGTGGAGTTTGACAATTTAGAACCCAACACCTCTTATAGATTCCAAGTAACACCAGTTCAAGGAAAGGAACGCAAGCCTCATGGAAATTCCGTGTATGCAAAACTTAAAACCAAGGCCAACGTGAAAG ATACGGACAGTTTAGAAGTTCGAAGTTTATGTGCACAAAGAATATCGGCCAATGAGATATCCGTGTTCTGGGAACCTCCAGACATCAGGAAAACGAGTCATTTGTCCTACGTCATTTCCTGGACGGATCAAACCTCCATCACAAAACGCTCTGAAAAAGAGGCAAAGAAAACGTCATGTGTTATCAATGGTTTGCAGTCAAATTCGGAGCAGGTAGTGAAAGTCACTGTTAAGGCCTACGACAAACTGTACTTTCCTCTTAGTTATCAAGTTCCAAATTTTCAAG ATGTTTTGAGACCTACACATGTGGCAGGGATTGCGGAATCACATTCTGTATTTTGGGTCGACTGGCAGTTTCCAATAGATAAACAAGACCTTATTGAAAAGTTCACCGTCTTCTGCACGGAGAGTTTGTCTTTCAGAAAGAATCGTACAAAATCGTTTGATGTAGAAAAAGAATGCCGGAGTTTGCCTGTCAACTACATACCGGATCTCTCCTACCACTATGTCAAAGTCTTACCCGTTACTAAACAAG ATTCCTCTGCTGAAAAGGTTCATGAGTCCGTTATTGCTCGAATTGAAACAG ATAAAGCATTGAGGCTTTTTGCCTCTTCAAAATCGTGTAATTCCTGTGAGTTAATTTGGTGGGTAGATGTTCAAGACAGGGAAATGGTTTCCACCTATACAGCCCACTGTAAACCAATTGATACTTCAAAGAAACAGTTTAAACCAGTACCTCTCAGACTGGGGCCTGCATGTCGCCAACTCCACGAAATTGTGAACCTCGAAAGTGATACTGTTTATCATGTATCGATCTACAAACACAACAAGATGTACACACAACAGATAAAAGTCAGAACATTGCCCAAAG GTAACCCAGAAAATCTTGATGTCACTATTGTATCGTCCTTCGAGGTGATTGTCACGTGGTCACATAACTTTAAATCGGAAGGATCGGAAAGTACCTATATTGTAGAATATAAATGCGATCCGACCATCATGAAGAGAACTGTGCGGTTGGAGGTGTCCAACTGCTCTGTAAATCTGACGGAACTACTACCAGATGTCCAGTACGAAGTGTTggtcaaaaccaaagaaaaagGAGATCCATCCATCAAATCATTCAAGACACCAAAGTTTG gGCCAGCGAGATTAGAACACAGAGTCACTGCATCTGAGATAAGTTTGACGTGGGAAACTCCGGTTCTTCCCAAGGACTTCCCACAACCGCTGCAGTATCAGTTGATCCTTGAACGGAACGATGGAAATAGAAGAAGGGGAAAGGTTGTGGAAAATAAGACCTCTAAATTTAAATGTGACTTTCAGAATCTGTGGTCATCGACGGCATATACTGTGAAATGTTTTACGCTCATTGACGGGAAACGGAAATATGCTCCTGTTGTGATAAAAACTAAAACCAAATTCG ATCATTTGCGAAGATTATTAGAGCCTAGGGGAGACAACTTCATCATTTCATTTGCATCCTGTGATATGACAACTGCAGCAGATTCACAATTACAATCTGGATTATACATGTCAAAATTACTTTTACAATTTCGAGACGACTTAACTAG TAAATCCGTGGATGAGTTACTAGACGACATCAATCGAAAAAAACTAACATCATACGTGATAACTAACATCAATTATTCTTTGGATAAGGTAATGTTAGACTCACCAAAGGCCACAGGTAAAGAGACCTGA